The proteins below are encoded in one region of Tessaracoccus aquimaris:
- the fmt gene encoding methionyl-tRNA formyltransferase — translation MRLVFAGTPEAAVASLDALVASSHEVVAVVTRPDAPAGRGRRLTASPVAQRATELGIEVLKPSHPRDPEFQARLRDLAPDACPVVAYGALLPQSALDIPTHGWVNLHFSLLPRWRGAAPVQRAIMAGDPEIGTACFDIVRELDAGDVYLVESFPMPDATAGELLASLAESGARQLVAAVDLIAVGVAPTPQPTEGITVAPKITVEEARLDLGRDAASLRNQIMGCSPDPGAWCELDGQRFKVYRARVADPLPLGPGQLSATKRQVFVGTGDGTLELLEVQAPGKRRMPAIDWARSGVEGKVLA, via the coding sequence ATGAGACTGGTCTTCGCCGGCACCCCCGAGGCGGCCGTCGCATCCCTTGACGCCCTGGTCGCTTCCTCGCACGAGGTCGTCGCCGTCGTCACCCGCCCGGACGCGCCCGCGGGTAGGGGCCGCAGGCTGACCGCCTCGCCGGTCGCCCAGCGCGCGACCGAGTTGGGGATCGAGGTGCTGAAGCCGTCGCACCCACGCGACCCAGAGTTCCAGGCCCGGCTGCGCGACCTGGCCCCCGACGCGTGCCCGGTGGTCGCCTACGGGGCGCTGCTGCCGCAGTCGGCGCTCGACATCCCGACCCACGGCTGGGTCAACCTGCACTTCTCGCTGCTGCCGCGCTGGCGCGGGGCCGCGCCGGTGCAGCGCGCCATCATGGCGGGCGACCCCGAGATCGGCACGGCCTGCTTCGACATCGTGCGCGAACTCGACGCCGGGGACGTGTACCTGGTGGAGTCGTTCCCGATGCCGGACGCCACGGCGGGGGAGTTGCTCGCCAGCCTCGCCGAGTCGGGGGCGCGTCAACTGGTCGCCGCCGTCGACCTGATCGCCGTGGGGGTCGCCCCCACGCCCCAGCCGACCGAGGGCATCACGGTCGCCCCGAAGATCACCGTCGAGGAGGCGCGCCTCGACCTCGGCCGGGACGCCGCCTCGCTGCGCAACCAGATCATGGGCTGCTCTCCCGACCCGGGCGCCTGGTGCGAACTCGACGGGCAGCGGTTCAAGGTCTACCGCGCCCGCGTCGCCGACCCGCTCCCGCTCGGCCCCGGGCAGTTGAGCGCGACCAAGCGGCAGGTCTTCGTCGGCACCGGCGACGGCACGCTCGAACTCCTCGAGGTCCAGGCGCCGGGCAAGCGGCGGATGCCCGCGATCGACTGGGCCCGCTCCGGCGTGGAAGGCAAGGTGCTCGCATGA
- the pyrF gene encoding orotidine-5'-phosphate decarboxylase yields the protein MTYADRLAQVTAQRGRLCVGIDPMPSVLDAWGLAHDLSGLERCARGIVEVLGPTIAVFKPQSAFFEAYGSRGVAVLERVLADIRDAGALSILDVKRGDIGSSMAGYAAAYLGDGAPLWADAITISPYLGVGALRPAIDAAVAGGQGVYVLARTSNPDGATIQLADTGAGTVAQHIVNETREMNASAEGCIGLVVGATHREAGCDLGGFNGSILVPGIGAQGGTISGLADVFGSALPRVLPTASRDIIGSGHENLGERARSLTAELRKLPENGENY from the coding sequence GTGACCTATGCCGACCGCCTCGCCCAGGTGACCGCTCAACGGGGGAGGCTGTGTGTCGGCATCGATCCGATGCCAAGCGTCCTCGACGCATGGGGCCTCGCCCACGACCTCTCCGGACTGGAACGCTGCGCCCGCGGCATCGTCGAGGTCCTCGGCCCCACGATCGCGGTGTTCAAGCCCCAGTCAGCCTTCTTTGAGGCATATGGATCGCGCGGCGTCGCCGTCCTCGAACGCGTGCTCGCCGACATCCGCGATGCGGGCGCCTTGTCGATTCTCGACGTGAAGCGCGGCGACATCGGCTCGTCCATGGCGGGCTACGCGGCTGCCTACCTGGGAGACGGCGCGCCGCTCTGGGCCGACGCCATCACCATCAGCCCCTACCTCGGCGTCGGCGCCCTCCGCCCGGCCATCGACGCCGCCGTCGCGGGTGGACAGGGGGTCTATGTACTGGCCCGCACCTCCAACCCCGACGGCGCGACCATCCAACTCGCCGATACCGGCGCGGGAACCGTTGCCCAGCACATCGTCAACGAAACGCGGGAGATGAATGCCTCCGCAGAGGGCTGCATCGGGCTCGTCGTGGGTGCGACACACCGGGAGGCAGGATGTGATCTTGGCGGTTTCAACGGATCAATTCTGGTCCCGGGGATCGGTGCACAGGGAGGCACCATCTCGGGTCTGGCCGACGTGTTTGGGAGCGCTCTCCCGCGCGTACTACCCACTGCGAGTCGTGACATCATCGGCAGCGGACACGAGAACTTGGGAGAAAGGGCGCGGAGTCTAACTGCCGAGTTGCGCAAGTTGCCAGAAAACGGTGAAAACTACTGA
- a CDS encoding quinone-dependent dihydroorotate dehydrogenase, translating into MSEIGTRALRAGYRALRAGLFRYAGGDAERVHEAMLHWLSRVPGHADGRVADPVTVAGVSFPNRVGLAAGLDKDGVAAQAWARFGFGFAELGTVTAHAQPGNPKPRVFRAISSRGIVNRMGFNNAGAAALAQTLRAKGVARGNSAMGIPLGVSIGKTKATPLDQATDDYLMSLRLLAPLADYIAVNVSSPNTPGLRSLQAAREIGHLVSALTTEARDLSDTPVPIFVKLAPDLQGTDLDETLAVLRDSSVSGLIATNTTLSREGLHSADSALANQAGGLSGAPLTAKALNFVERLTTSTTLPVMGVGGIMSPRDGARMFDAGAALVQLYTGFIYEGPALIAGINDTRRS; encoded by the coding sequence ATGAGTGAGATCGGTACCCGTGCGCTCCGCGCCGGATACCGTGCTCTCCGCGCTGGCCTGTTCCGGTATGCCGGGGGGGACGCCGAACGCGTCCACGAGGCCATGCTGCATTGGCTCTCCAGGGTGCCGGGACACGCCGACGGCCGGGTCGCCGACCCGGTGACGGTGGCGGGCGTCAGCTTCCCCAACAGGGTTGGGCTGGCGGCCGGCCTCGACAAGGACGGCGTCGCGGCGCAGGCGTGGGCGCGGTTCGGATTCGGCTTCGCCGAACTCGGCACCGTCACCGCCCACGCCCAGCCCGGCAACCCGAAGCCCCGCGTCTTCCGGGCGATCAGTAGTCGCGGCATCGTGAACCGGATGGGGTTCAACAACGCGGGCGCCGCCGCGCTCGCGCAGACGCTCCGGGCCAAGGGAGTGGCCCGCGGCAACTCGGCCATGGGGATCCCGCTGGGCGTCTCGATCGGCAAGACCAAGGCGACGCCCCTCGACCAGGCCACCGACGACTACCTGATGTCGCTGCGACTGCTGGCGCCGCTTGCCGACTACATCGCCGTCAACGTGTCCAGCCCGAACACTCCCGGCCTGCGCAGCCTGCAGGCGGCCCGTGAGATCGGCCACCTCGTGTCGGCCCTCACGACCGAGGCGCGGGACCTGTCCGACACGCCGGTGCCGATCTTTGTGAAGCTCGCACCCGACCTTCAGGGCACCGATCTGGACGAAACTCTCGCAGTTCTGCGCGATTCCTCAGTCAGCGGCCTGATCGCGACCAATACCACCCTCTCCAGGGAAGGCCTGCACTCAGCCGACTCCGCACTCGCCAACCAGGCTGGCGGGCTGAGCGGCGCGCCGCTGACCGCCAAGGCGCTCAACTTCGTTGAACGGTTGACAACCTCAACTACACTGCCGGTCATGGGTGTGGGGGGCATCATGAGCCCCAGGGACGGCGCCCGGATGTTCGACGCGGGTGCTGCGCTGGTGCAGTTGTACACGGGATTCATCTACGAAGGGCCGGCCCTGATCGCCGGGATCAACGACACAAGGAGAAGCTAG
- the gmk gene encoding guanylate kinase: MNTSHVWVISGPSAVGKGTVCARLKELHPELFYSVSMTTREPRPGETDGTSYRFVSIEEFQSLIERGEFLEWAVVHGTNFYGTPRQPVLDALAAGNQVVLEIDLQGARQVKRNLPEARLVFLTPPSWEELVSRLEGRGTEDKAGQERRLATARVELEAIAEADHVVKNIEIEDTVNTLVSLMGL; encoded by the coding sequence GTGAACACCTCGCATGTGTGGGTGATCTCCGGGCCGAGCGCAGTGGGTAAGGGCACCGTCTGCGCCAGGCTCAAGGAGCTGCACCCCGAACTCTTCTATTCCGTCTCCATGACCACGCGCGAGCCGCGTCCGGGGGAGACCGACGGGACGTCGTACCGGTTCGTCTCCATCGAAGAGTTCCAGTCGTTGATCGAGCGGGGAGAGTTCCTCGAATGGGCCGTGGTGCACGGCACCAACTTCTATGGCACCCCCAGGCAGCCCGTCCTCGACGCGCTCGCCGCGGGTAACCAGGTCGTCCTCGAGATCGACCTGCAGGGCGCCCGTCAGGTCAAGCGCAACCTCCCCGAGGCGCGGCTGGTCTTCCTGACCCCGCCGTCCTGGGAGGAGCTGGTCTCGCGCCTTGAGGGGCGCGGCACCGAGGACAAGGCGGGCCAGGAGCGACGCCTCGCCACCGCACGGGTCGAGCTTGAGGCGATCGCCGAGGCCGACCACGTCGTCAAGAACATCGAGATCGAGGACACCGTCAATACTTTGGTAAGCTTGATGGGCTTGTGA
- a CDS encoding RsmB/NOP family class I SAM-dependent RNA methyltransferase, with protein MSRPSTVDVPRRIAFDVLRQVTGEDAYANLALAKRLATAGLSTRDAGLVTELVAGTCRLMGTYDLVIEAASGRSLGTMQPAVVDLLRLGAHQVLGMGMKRYAAVGTTVDLARATVGQRVTGLVNAVMRKISAKPLDAWLDELAEGEDALGALAVRGQHPRWIVEAYADVLPVEEIAEALAANNVSPQPTLVVRPGLAEVADLKDATPTRWSPYGATAAGAPADQPAVRQGLAGVQDEGSQLVALALARAEAPEGPWLDMCAGPGGKAALLAGLARRDGTWLLASEAQEHRARLVAEALSAYPDGYEVITADGTAPAWGRSFAKVMVDVPCSGLGALRRRPDSRWRRGPEDVRALGESQRSLLRTALASTLPGGVVAYVTCSPHRAETTEVVDDVLASTPGVERLVAADLLPEVPDVGVGEDVQLWTHRQGTDAMYLSLLRVL; from the coding sequence ATGAGCAGGCCGAGCACCGTCGACGTGCCGCGCCGGATCGCCTTCGACGTGCTGCGCCAGGTGACCGGTGAGGACGCGTACGCGAACCTCGCGCTCGCGAAGCGGCTTGCGACCGCGGGGCTCAGCACCCGCGACGCCGGGCTGGTCACCGAACTGGTGGCGGGCACCTGTCGGCTGATGGGCACCTACGACCTGGTCATCGAGGCGGCCTCCGGTCGCTCGCTCGGCACCATGCAGCCCGCGGTGGTCGACCTGCTGCGGCTCGGCGCGCACCAGGTGCTCGGCATGGGCATGAAGCGCTACGCCGCCGTCGGGACGACGGTGGACCTGGCGCGGGCGACGGTCGGGCAGCGCGTCACGGGGTTGGTCAATGCGGTGATGCGTAAGATCTCGGCCAAGCCGCTTGACGCCTGGCTGGACGAGTTGGCTGAGGGCGAGGACGCGTTGGGGGCGCTCGCGGTGCGCGGGCAGCATCCGCGCTGGATCGTCGAGGCGTACGCGGACGTGTTGCCCGTCGAGGAGATCGCCGAGGCGCTCGCCGCGAACAACGTCTCGCCGCAACCGACGCTGGTGGTGCGTCCCGGGCTCGCCGAGGTCGCCGATCTGAAGGACGCCACGCCGACGCGTTGGTCGCCGTACGGCGCCACGGCGGCGGGAGCCCCCGCCGATCAGCCCGCGGTGCGTCAGGGTCTTGCTGGCGTGCAGGACGAGGGCTCGCAGTTGGTCGCCCTTGCCCTGGCGCGGGCCGAAGCACCCGAGGGTCCGTGGTTGGACATGTGCGCAGGCCCCGGTGGCAAGGCCGCGCTGCTGGCTGGCCTGGCTCGGAGGGACGGCACGTGGCTGCTGGCGAGCGAGGCGCAGGAGCACCGGGCGCGCCTGGTCGCCGAGGCGCTGTCGGCGTACCCGGACGGCTACGAGGTGATCACCGCGGACGGTACGGCGCCGGCGTGGGGTCGCTCGTTCGCGAAGGTGATGGTCGACGTGCCGTGCTCCGGCTTGGGTGCGTTGCGGCGGCGACCTGACTCGCGGTGGAGGCGAGGACCCGAGGACGTCAGGGCCTTGGGGGAGTCGCAGCGTTCGCTGTTGCGGACGGCGCTCGCGTCGACGCTGCCTGGCGGTGTCGTGGCGTACGTGACGTGTTCCCCGCATCGGGCCGAGACGACCGAGGTGGTCGACGACGTGCTCGCCTCGACGCCTGGGGTGGAGAGGCTCGTTGCTGCGGATCTGCTGCCGGAGGTGCCGGACGTGGGGGTGGGGGAGGACGTCCAACTCTGGACCCACAGACAGGGCACTGACGCCATGTACCTGTCGCTCTTGCGGGTCCTCTAG
- the rpoZ gene encoding DNA-directed RNA polymerase subunit omega, with product MNTQPEGITNPPIDNLLHDIDSKYRLVLFAAKRARQINAYYSQLGEGLLENVGPMVPAAPEEKPLSIALREMNEGLLQYTQIDPAAEEASRASETADPAFTFVDPFATDDTPAS from the coding sequence TTGAACACTCAGCCTGAAGGCATCACCAATCCGCCGATCGACAACCTGCTGCACGACATCGACTCGAAGTACCGTCTGGTGCTGTTCGCGGCGAAGCGTGCGCGGCAGATCAACGCCTACTACTCGCAGCTCGGTGAGGGCCTGCTGGAGAACGTCGGCCCCATGGTGCCTGCCGCTCCGGAGGAGAAGCCCCTCTCCATCGCTCTCCGCGAGATGAACGAGGGCCTCCTGCAGTACACCCAGATCGATCCCGCCGCCGAGGAAGCCTCCCGCGCCTCCGAGACCGCAGATCCGGCCTTCACCTTCGTCGACCCGTTCGCAACGGACGACACTCCCGCGTCCTGA
- the mihF gene encoding integration host factor, actinobacterial type, with product MTIPQLSSEQLGAAREAATQARRARAELKDRVKNGELTFSKALDKALADDTLSRIKVIDLLRSIPRVGVTRATEIMENLQIAPNRRIRGLGRHQVERLNELFN from the coding sequence ATGACGATTCCACAATTGAGCAGCGAGCAACTCGGTGCCGCACGTGAGGCCGCGACGCAGGCTCGTCGCGCGCGCGCAGAACTCAAGGACCGGGTAAAGAACGGCGAGCTGACTTTCAGCAAGGCTCTCGACAAGGCGCTCGCCGATGACACCTTGTCGCGCATCAAGGTCATCGACCTGCTGCGTTCCATCCCACGGGTGGGTGTGACGCGCGCCACGGAGATCATGGAGAACCTCCAGATCGCCCCGAACCGGCGCATTCGTGGCCTCGGTCGCCACCAGGTGGAGCGACTGAACGAGTTGTTCAACTAA
- the carB gene encoding carbamoyl-phosphate synthase large subunit produces MPRRTDISSILVIGSGPIVIGQACEFDYSGTQACRVLREEGYRVVLVNSNPATIMTDPDFADATYVEPITPEFVERVIAKERPDAVLATLGGQTALNAAVKLHENGVLEKYGVELIGASIEAIQRGEDREQFKQIVLGLTDIAGGAAEVARSAICHTMDEVVAAADDLGYPVVVRPSFTMGGVGSGFAHDEGELRNIAGAGLSASPTTEVLIEESILGWKEFELEVMRDKADNVVIICSIENFDPMGVHTGDSITVAPAMTLTDRELQRMRDVGIGIIRAVGVDTGGCNIQFAINPDDGRMIVIEMNPRVSRSSALASKATGFPIAKIAAKVAVGYTLDEIPNDITKETPASFEPTLDYVIVKVPRFAFEKFPAADPFLTTHMKSVGEAMGIGRNFTEALGKALRSMEDPKAPFEFGQPITDSVDDLLERASRPHDGRIQLVMNALRAGASVEQVFDATKIDPWFLDQLVVMLDAAREVRDAAELTPEVLRMAKRHGLSDAQVARLRNLSTDVVRGVRWALGIRPVYKAVDTCAAEFAAATPYLYSSYDEETEVPARTKEAVLILGSGPNRIGQGIEFDYSCVHATMALREAGYETVMVNCNPETVSTDYDTADRLYFEPLTAEDVLEIYHAELQAGPVAGVICQLGGQTPLKLAQTLKDAGVPIVGTSPEAINLAEERGAFGRVLANAGLTAPKHGMAASADEAKAIAKEIGYPVLVRPSYVLGGRGMQIVYTDEALETYIQKATEVSQDQPVLVDRFLDDAVEIDVDALYDGTDLYIGGVMEHIEEAGIHSGDSACSLPPITLGDAVIDQIRHDTLAIAEGVGVRGLLNIQYALHSDTLYVLEANPRASRTVPFVSKATNTSLAKAAALVMLGRSIADLRASGMLRAEGDGSTPLPGAPVAVKEAVMPFNRFRTSTGAFVDTLLGPEMRSTGEVMGLSDNFGTAYAKSQAGGGGPLPTAGTIFVSIADRDKRHAIWPIKRLVDLGFRVLATRGTASVLRRNGVAAEDVKKLSEMTEGATQPSIVELINSGKIDLIFNTPEGSSSGESTREDGYQIRTAAVLADVPLVTTVPGLGAATQGIESLQRGDIDVRSLQDWAAR; encoded by the coding sequence ATGCCCCGCCGCACGGACATCTCCTCGATCCTCGTCATCGGCTCCGGCCCGATCGTGATCGGCCAGGCCTGCGAGTTCGACTACTCCGGCACCCAGGCCTGCCGCGTGCTGCGCGAGGAGGGCTACCGCGTCGTCCTGGTGAACTCGAACCCGGCCACCATCATGACGGACCCCGACTTCGCCGACGCGACCTACGTCGAGCCCATCACGCCCGAGTTCGTTGAGCGAGTGATCGCCAAGGAGCGCCCCGACGCGGTGCTTGCCACGCTCGGTGGCCAGACGGCGCTTAACGCGGCCGTCAAGCTACACGAGAACGGGGTGCTCGAGAAGTACGGAGTCGAGCTGATCGGCGCCTCCATCGAGGCCATCCAGCGCGGCGAGGACCGCGAACAGTTCAAGCAGATCGTGCTCGGGCTCACCGACATCGCGGGCGGCGCCGCCGAGGTGGCGCGCTCGGCCATCTGCCACACCATGGACGAGGTGGTGGCCGCTGCCGACGACCTCGGTTACCCCGTCGTGGTGCGCCCCAGCTTCACCATGGGCGGCGTCGGGTCCGGCTTCGCCCACGATGAGGGCGAACTGCGCAACATCGCAGGCGCGGGCCTCTCCGCATCGCCGACCACCGAGGTCCTGATCGAGGAGTCCATCCTCGGCTGGAAGGAGTTCGAGCTGGAGGTGATGCGCGACAAGGCGGACAACGTCGTGATCATCTGCTCCATCGAGAACTTCGACCCGATGGGCGTGCACACCGGCGACTCCATCACCGTCGCCCCCGCCATGACGCTGACCGACCGCGAACTGCAGCGGATGCGCGACGTCGGCATCGGCATCATCCGCGCCGTCGGCGTCGACACCGGCGGCTGCAACATCCAGTTCGCGATCAACCCCGACGACGGCCGCATGATCGTCATCGAGATGAACCCCCGCGTGTCGCGCTCCTCGGCGCTCGCGTCGAAGGCCACGGGCTTCCCGATCGCCAAGATCGCCGCGAAGGTCGCCGTCGGGTACACCCTCGACGAGATCCCCAACGACATCACCAAGGAGACCCCGGCGAGCTTCGAGCCGACGCTCGACTACGTGATCGTCAAGGTGCCCCGCTTCGCGTTCGAGAAGTTCCCGGCCGCCGACCCGTTCCTGACCACGCACATGAAGTCGGTCGGCGAGGCGATGGGCATCGGACGCAACTTCACCGAGGCGCTCGGCAAGGCGTTGCGCTCGATGGAGGACCCGAAGGCGCCCTTCGAGTTCGGCCAGCCGATCACCGACTCGGTCGACGACCTGCTCGAGCGCGCCAGCCGACCCCACGACGGTCGCATCCAGCTCGTCATGAACGCGCTGCGCGCGGGCGCCAGCGTCGAGCAGGTCTTCGACGCCACCAAGATCGACCCGTGGTTCCTCGACCAACTCGTCGTGATGCTCGACGCCGCCCGCGAGGTCCGCGACGCCGCCGAGCTGACCCCCGAGGTGCTGCGGATGGCCAAGCGGCACGGACTCTCCGACGCCCAGGTCGCCCGGCTGCGTAACCTCAGCACCGACGTGGTGCGCGGCGTCCGGTGGGCGCTCGGCATCCGCCCCGTGTACAAGGCCGTCGACACCTGCGCGGCCGAGTTCGCGGCCGCGACGCCGTACCTCTACTCGTCCTATGACGAGGAGACCGAGGTGCCCGCGCGCACCAAGGAGGCCGTGCTGATCCTCGGCTCCGGCCCGAACCGGATCGGCCAGGGCATCGAGTTCGACTACTCGTGCGTGCACGCCACCATGGCCCTTCGCGAGGCCGGCTACGAGACCGTGATGGTCAACTGCAACCCCGAGACGGTCTCCACCGACTACGACACGGCCGACCGCCTCTACTTCGAGCCCCTGACGGCCGAGGACGTCCTCGAGATCTACCACGCCGAGCTCCAGGCGGGCCCCGTCGCTGGGGTCATCTGCCAGCTCGGTGGGCAGACGCCGCTGAAGCTCGCGCAGACGCTGAAGGATGCCGGGGTGCCCATCGTCGGCACCTCGCCGGAGGCGATCAACCTCGCGGAGGAGCGCGGCGCGTTTGGTCGGGTGCTCGCCAACGCGGGCCTGACCGCCCCGAAGCACGGCATGGCGGCCTCCGCCGACGAGGCAAAGGCGATCGCCAAGGAGATCGGCTACCCGGTCCTGGTGCGCCCGAGCTACGTGCTCGGCGGGCGCGGGATGCAGATCGTCTACACCGACGAGGCTCTCGAGACCTACATCCAGAAGGCGACCGAGGTGAGCCAGGACCAGCCCGTGCTGGTTGACCGCTTCCTCGACGACGCGGTGGAGATCGACGTCGACGCGCTCTACGACGGCACCGACCTCTACATCGGCGGCGTGATGGAGCACATCGAGGAGGCGGGCATCCACTCCGGCGACTCGGCCTGCTCGCTCCCGCCGATCACCCTCGGGGACGCGGTGATCGACCAGATCCGCCATGACACGCTCGCGATCGCGGAGGGCGTCGGCGTGCGGGGGTTGCTGAACATCCAGTACGCGCTGCATTCCGACACGCTGTACGTGCTGGAGGCCAACCCGCGCGCCTCCCGGACGGTGCCGTTCGTCTCGAAGGCCACCAACACCTCACTCGCGAAGGCGGCCGCTCTCGTCATGCTCGGCCGGTCGATCGCCGACCTGCGCGCCTCCGGCATGCTGCGCGCCGAGGGCGACGGCTCCACGCCGCTGCCCGGCGCCCCGGTCGCCGTGAAGGAGGCCGTGATGCCGTTCAACCGGTTCCGCACCTCCACCGGAGCGTTCGTTGACACGCTGCTCGGCCCCGAGATGCGCTCCACCGGCGAGGTGATGGGCCTCAGCGACAACTTCGGCACCGCCTACGCCAAGTCCCAAGCGGGCGGCGGGGGACCGCTGCCCACCGCAGGGACGATCTTCGTGTCGATCGCCGACCGCGACAAGCGCCACGCGATCTGGCCCATCAAGCGACTGGTCGACCTCGGCTTCCGGGTGCTCGCCACCCGCGGCACCGCCTCGGTGCTGCGCCGCAACGGCGTCGCCGCCGAGGACGTCAAGAAGCTGTCCGAGATGACCGAGGGCGCCACGCAGCCGAGCATCGTCGAGCTGATCAACTCCGGCAAGATCGACCTGATCTTCAACACGCCCGAGGGCTCGTCGTCGGGGGAGAGCACCCGCGAGGACGGCTACCAGATCCGCACCGCCGCCGTGCTCGCCGACGTGCCGCTCGTGACGACCGTCCCGGGGCTTGGCGCCGCGACGCAGGGCATCGAGTCGCTGCAGCGCGGCGACATCGACGTCCGATCCCTTCAGGACTGGGCTGCCCGATGA
- the metK gene encoding methionine adenosyltransferase yields MSRLFTSESVTEGHPDKIADSISDAVLDGLLTQDPLARVAVETLITTGLVVVAGEVSTTGYVDVANLVRERILEIGYDSSRKGFDGASCGVSVAIGNQSPDIAQGVDDAYEHRVDAEADAVSLQGAGDQGLMFGFACDETPALMPLPIDLAHRLAERLTEVRKDATLPYLRPDGKTQVTVSYDDEGRPEGIDTIVVSSQHGEDVTQDTIGADLRREVIAPVLDRYGFAVPERVLVNPTGKFVIGGPMGDAGVTGRKIIVDTYGGMARHGGGAFSGKDPSKVDRSAAYAMRWVAKNVVAAGLARRCEVQVAYAIGKAHPVGFYLDTFGTSVVPESQIRDAVLATFDLRPGAIIRDLDLLRPIYSDVTVYGHFGRDLPNATWERTDRADALAAAVKG; encoded by the coding sequence ATGAGCCGACTCTTCACGTCGGAGTCCGTGACCGAAGGTCACCCCGACAAGATCGCAGATTCCATCTCCGACGCCGTGCTCGACGGGCTGCTCACGCAGGACCCGCTCGCGCGCGTCGCCGTCGAGACGCTGATCACCACCGGCCTCGTGGTCGTCGCGGGGGAGGTGTCGACGACCGGCTATGTCGACGTCGCCAACCTCGTCCGCGAACGCATCCTCGAGATCGGCTACGACTCGTCCAGGAAGGGCTTCGACGGCGCGTCCTGCGGCGTCTCGGTCGCGATCGGCAACCAGTCGCCCGACATCGCCCAGGGCGTTGACGACGCATACGAACACCGCGTGGACGCCGAGGCCGACGCCGTCAGCCTCCAGGGCGCGGGCGACCAGGGCCTGATGTTCGGCTTCGCCTGCGACGAGACCCCCGCTCTGATGCCGCTGCCCATCGACCTGGCGCACCGGCTCGCGGAGCGGCTCACCGAGGTCCGCAAGGACGCGACGCTGCCCTACCTCAGGCCCGACGGCAAGACCCAGGTCACCGTCTCCTACGACGATGAGGGTCGCCCCGAGGGGATCGACACCATCGTGGTCAGCTCGCAGCACGGCGAGGACGTCACGCAGGACACCATCGGCGCCGACCTGCGCCGCGAGGTCATCGCCCCGGTGCTCGACAGGTACGGCTTCGCGGTCCCCGAGCGCGTCCTGGTCAACCCGACAGGCAAGTTCGTCATCGGTGGCCCGATGGGCGACGCAGGCGTCACGGGTCGCAAGATCATCGTCGACACCTACGGCGGCATGGCCCGCCACGGCGGCGGCGCCTTCTCAGGCAAGGACCCGTCGAAGGTCGACCGCTCGGCCGCCTACGCGATGCGCTGGGTCGCCAAGAACGTCGTCGCCGCGGGCCTCGCGAGGCGCTGCGAGGTGCAGGTCGCCTACGCCATCGGCAAGGCGCACCCCGTCGGCTTCTACCTCGACACCTTCGGCACCTCCGTGGTGCCCGAGTCGCAGATCCGGGACGCCGTGCTCGCCACCTTCGACCTGCGCCCCGGCGCGATCATCCGCGACCTCGACCTGCTGCGCCCCATCTACAGCGACGTGACGGTCTACGGCCACTTCGGCCGCGACCTGCCCAACGCCACCTGGGAGCGGACCGACCGCGCCGACGCGCTGGCGGCCGCAGTCAAGGGATAA